One Myripristis murdjan chromosome 17, fMyrMur1.1, whole genome shotgun sequence DNA segment encodes these proteins:
- the mfsd8l2 gene encoding major facilitator superfamily domain-containing protein 8: MDNHQKRNLTFFTIGLIFLLSGIEYAVILPTIWRYLQILEAPPYFLGLGLSAFSLSGLLTGPLFGLWSDRSRTTKTIILFSNLFEIAGNFMYFMGYSKWLLLCSRLVAGVGAGAGSSIFGFLTRSTQPEERAGIFAAIMACRQAGLLLGPAFNLFLRLCDFKLGPFVVNKYTSPGIFMCLLWILLQFVVLALYWDVPPISSTEGGAVMVEMKEEEEVPLVGSDEEPVLTYRAVNSDQLETSASCESQPLRGALSTRSSMTSNPFKNFSASREFLREEVVVLLTAQFITLFNQTALETMVTPLTQRYFSFGELGNSLMYSLCGVEVILGFFFVRWLSCKVADRAVLAVGLVICCTACIWCLIFLTNPRGGYEWELAVFIIGVFLQLLGLPFVAVSQVSLFSKVTAEKTQGFSQGIRRSVGGLATILGPLWAGGLTNNLYIMLGMMLALLTMITVMMVLSYGRLTEPRAVQCAQSSDSGG, from the exons ATGGATAATCACCAAAAGAGGAATCTAACTTTTTTTACCAttggattgatttttttgttaagcGGCATAGAATATG cTGTCATTCTACCCACAATATGGCGATATCTCCAGATTTTGGAGGCCCCTCCTTACTTCCTGGGTCTGGGTCTGTCAGCTTTCAGTCTGAGCGGGCTGCTGACGGGACCACTTTTTGGGCTCTGGTCAGACCGGAGCAGAACTACAAAGaccatcatcctcttctccAATCTTTTTGAGATTGCTG GTAACTTCATGTATTTCATGGGATATTCAAAATGGCTGTTGCTGTGCAGTCGACTTGTTGCAG GTGTCGGTGCGGGAGCGGGCTCCTCCATCTTTGGTTTCCTGACTCGGAGCACTCAGCCAGAGGAGCGTGCTGGCATCTTTGCTGCCATCATGGCCTGTCGACAAGCCGGCCTCCTTCTCG GGCCCGCGTTCAACCTGTTCCTGCGGCTGTGTGATTTCAAACTGGGGCCTTTTGTTGTGAACAAATATACGTCTCCTGGG ATCTTCATGTGTCTGCTGTGGATTCTGCTCCAATTTGTTGTCTTGGCTCTTTACTGGGATGTACCACCCATCAGCTCCACGGAGGGGGGAGCTGTGATGGtggagatgaaagaggaggaggaggtgccgCTGGTGGGGTCCGACGAGGAGCCGGTGCTCACCTACAGGGCAGTCAATTCGGACCAATTAGAAACCTCCGCCTCGTGTGAGAGCCAGCCCCTGCGCGGCGCCCTGTCAACCCGTTCCTCCATGACCTCGAACCCCTTCAAAAACTTCAGCGCCAGCAGAG AGTTCCTGAGAGAGGAGGTGGTCGTTCTCCTCACGGCTCAGTTCATCACTCTCTTCAATCAGACAGCACTGGAG ACCATGGTGACGCCTCTGACGCAGCGCTACTTCAGTTTCGGCGAGCTGGGCAACAGCCTGATGTACAGTCTGTGTGGGGTGGAGGTCATTCTGGGCTTCTTCTTTGTGCGCTGGCTGAGCTGTAAGGTGGCGGACCGCGCGGTGCTGGCTGTGGGCCTGGTCATCTGCTGCACTGCCTGTATCTGGTGCCTCATCTTCCTCACCAACCCCCGAG GTGGTTATGAGTGGGAGCTGGCGGTCTTCATCATCGGGGTGTTTCTGCAGCTGCTGGGGCTTCCCTTTGTTGCCGTGTCTCAGGTGTCGCTCTTCTCCAaagtcacagcagagaaaacacaag GGTTCAGTCAAGGTATCAGACGCTCAGTTGGCGGTCTGGCCACCATCTTGGGGCCACTGTGGGCTGGAGGACTGACCAATAACTTATACATCATGCTGGGCATGATGCTGGCTCTTCTCACTATGATCACA GTTATGATGGTGTTATCATATGGCCGTCTGACTGAGCCCAGGGCAGTGCAGTGCGCCCAGAGCTCAGACAGTGGAGGCTAA